The DNA window TGTCGCGCGCGTGGAACTGGGCGCGGAAAATTATGGCTTCGTGGCGAAGTTCAACGGCCATCCGGCATCCGGGTTCGGCGTAAAGCTGGCGCCCGGCGCGAACGCGCTCCAGACGGTCGACGCGGTGAAGCACCGTGTCGATCAACTGTCGAAGAACTTCCCGAACTGGGTCAAATATGATTTCCCGGTCGATAATTCGAAATTCGTGCGGCTGTCAGTCGAACAGGTCATCCACACGCTGTTCGAAGCAGTGCTTCTGGTGTTCGTCGTCATGTTCCTGTTCCTCCAGAACTGGCGCGCGACGCTGATCCCCACCATCGCGGTTCCGGTCGTGCTTCTGGGCGCGCTTGCTATCCTCAGCGCGGCGGGCTTCACCATCAATACGCTGACCCTTTTCGGCATGGTGCTGGCGATCGGCCTGCTGGTCGATGACGCGATCGTGGTGGTGGAGAATGTCGAGCGCCTGATTCAGGATGAAGGCCTGTCGCCCAAGGAAGCGGCGAAAAAGTCGATGGACGAGATCAGCGGCGCGCTGATTGGCATCGGTCTGGTGCTTTCGGCGGTATTCCTGCCGATGGCGTTTTTTGGCGGATCAACAGGCGTGATCTTCCGGCAATTTTCGATCACCATCGTGTCTTCGATGATCCTGTCGGTGCTGGTCGCGCTGATCCTGACGCCCGCCCTTTGCGCCACGATCCTCAAGCCTGCGTCGGACGGTCATAGCTGGCACGGGCCGGTCGGATCGGTGTTCGGCCGCTTCTTCGACTGGTTCAACCGCACCTTCGACAGGGGCGTGCGCCGATATGGCAAAGGCGTCGAAAAGATGGAGCGGCGCTGGGGCCGGACGATGATCCTGTACGGACTTATCGCCATCGGCATGGCATTCATCTTCCTGCGGCTGCCCGGCGGCTTTTTGCCCGAAGAAGATCAGGGGATCGTGATTTCGCAGGTGTCGCTGCCCGCCGGAAGCACCGTCGAGGAGACGGAACGGGCACTCGCACGGATGCGCCAGCATTTTCTGGTCGACGAAAAGGCCAATGTCGCGGCGGTGTTCACCATTTCCGGTTTCGGTTTCGTGGGGCAGGGCCAGAATGTCGGCCTCGTCTATTCCCGGATGAAGGACTGGAAAGAGCGCAAGGGTGCGGACAACAGCGCTTCGGCCATAGCGCTGCGCGCGAACATGGCTTTCCAAGGCCTCGGTGTGGGCATGGCGTTTGCCCTGGTGCCGCCTTCGGTGCAGGAACTGGGCAACGCATCGGGCTTCGACTTTCAGCTTCTGGATCAGGCCAATCTGGGCCATGAAAAGCTGCTGGCCGCCCGTAACCAGTTGCTTGGCATGGCCATGGGCGACAAGCGTCTGGCGCAGGTCCGCCCCAACGGGCTGGAGGATACGGCGCAGCTCAGGCTCAACGTGGATCAGGCGGCCGCCGGTGCGCTGGGCATCGCACAGGCGGACATCAACGACACGATCAGCACCAATCTGGGCGGCGCTTATGTGAATGACTTCATTGACCGCGACCGGGTGAAGCGCGTCTATGTTCAGGCCGATGCGCCCTATCGCACTTCGCCCGATGGCATCGGAGCCTTCCATGTGCGCGGCAGCAGCGGAACCATGGCTCCGCTGTCCGCCTTCTCGACGACCGAATGGGCGCAGGGGCCGGCGCGTCTGGAACGTTATAACGGCGTCCCGTCGATGAACATACAGGGCGCGCCCGCTCCCGGCGTATCGAGCGGCGAAGCGATGAAGGCGATGGAGGAATTCGCCGCCAAACTGCCCGCAGGCGTCGGCTTTGCCTGGAACGGCATATCCTATGAGGAAAATACGTCGGGCGGGCAGGCGCCTTATGTCTACGCGCTGTCGATGCTGATCGTGTTCCTGTGCCTTGCCGCGCTCTATGAAAGCTGGTCGGTACCGATCGCGGTCATGCTGGTGGTGCCGCTGGGCGTGCTGGGCGCGGTGATCGCCGCGACGCTGGCGGGGCTGGACAATGACATCTATCTTCAGGTCGGTCTCATCACCACCATCGGCGTATCGGCGAAAAACGCGATCCTGATCGTCGAATTCGCCGAAGAGAAAATGCGCGAAGGACTGTCCCCGGCAAGGGCCGCGCTGGAGGCGGGCAAGCTGCGGTTGCGGCCCATTCTGATGACGAGCTTCGCTTTCATCTTCGGCGTGCTGCCGCTGGCGGTTTCGTCGGGTGCGGGCGCTGGCGGGCAGAACGCCATCGGCTGGGCTGTCGTGGGCGGAATGCTGTCGGCGACAGTGCTCGCCATCTTCTTCGTTCCGGTGTTCTTCACGGTCGTGAAGCGGCTGTTCCGCGAACATCATCACCATGAAGCGGATGAGGGCGATGCACCCGCCGCGCCTTCGCGGGAGGCTTGATAAGCATGACACGCGGCATCCACGCGCTAGGAGCGCTCACCCTGTCGCTGGCGCTCGCCGCCTGCGATCTGGCGCCGAAATATGTCCGGCCGCAGGCGCCGATCCCGGTCGGCTC is part of the Sphingobium amiense genome and encodes:
- a CDS encoding efflux RND transporter permease subunit produces the protein MARYFIDRPIFAWVIAIVIMLAGLLAIRSLPVAQFPEIAPPAVTIQTTYPGADAQTLESTTTQIIEQQLKGIDNLRYFSSTSDSAGNLNITLTFEQGTDPDIAQVQVQNKLSQATPLLPQEVQQQGLRVGKSTSSFLMILAVYADDGIHDQQDAADFIASSLQDPISRVTGVGDTQLFGTQYAMRIWLDPYKMANLGVTTGDVKAAIRAQNAQVSAGQIGGTPSPKGQALNATVTAQSRLRTVDEFRNIRLRSAANGAVVLMSDVARVELGAENYGFVAKFNGHPASGFGVKLAPGANALQTVDAVKHRVDQLSKNFPNWVKYDFPVDNSKFVRLSVEQVIHTLFEAVLLVFVVMFLFLQNWRATLIPTIAVPVVLLGALAILSAAGFTINTLTLFGMVLAIGLLVDDAIVVVENVERLIQDEGLSPKEAAKKSMDEISGALIGIGLVLSAVFLPMAFFGGSTGVIFRQFSITIVSSMILSVLVALILTPALCATILKPASDGHSWHGPVGSVFGRFFDWFNRTFDRGVRRYGKGVEKMERRWGRTMILYGLIAIGMAFIFLRLPGGFLPEEDQGIVISQVSLPAGSTVEETERALARMRQHFLVDEKANVAAVFTISGFGFVGQGQNVGLVYSRMKDWKERKGADNSASAIALRANMAFQGLGVGMAFALVPPSVQELGNASGFDFQLLDQANLGHEKLLAARNQLLGMAMGDKRLAQVRPNGLEDTAQLRLNVDQAAAGALGIAQADINDTISTNLGGAYVNDFIDRDRVKRVYVQADAPYRTSPDGIGAFHVRGSSGTMAPLSAFSTTEWAQGPARLERYNGVPSMNIQGAPAPGVSSGEAMKAMEEFAAKLPAGVGFAWNGISYEENTSGGQAPYVYALSMLIVFLCLAALYESWSVPIAVMLVVPLGVLGAVIAATLAGLDNDIYLQVGLITTIGVSAKNAILIVEFAEEKMREGLSPARAALEAGKLRLRPILMTSFAFIFGVLPLAVSSGAGAGGQNAIGWAVVGGMLSATVLAIFFVPVFFTVVKRLFREHHHHEADEGDAPAAPSREA